The DNA sequence CGTGGTGTACTAGCCATGTTCTTCTCATCCATCTcttttttgtgtttattttgcCTGTTTTTCGTGTCTTTGCTTCTTTTCTTCTGAGGTAATGACATTTTATTCAATCATTAATCGCAATAAGGCTACCATTTCCTCTCAAAATGCTAACTCCTCATTTTCCTACCATTTTTCCTAGCCTTATTTCGTCTCATAGCCGTAGGCATCGAAAATTAACTTGGAGACTGATTTTCTTCAATGAGAAGAGGTGTTTCTTAATCCCCAACTACATTCGCGGAAACATTTCCAAGCACCAGCGTATGACCAAATGTTCTTGAGGTGGATCTTGAAGTATCACCCACCCTTTACAATTTCCTAACAACCATGATAAGTAAAAGGATTTTTTTCATGTCGTCCATATACAATAGCTCTGCTTGGCGTtgctaaaaaatataattacaaaaattaaaggaattaatttatgaaattaagttaaatgtaattaattatttaaaagaacttgtgaaaacaattacttcaTCGTACAGATTGGGTCCGCTAGCATGTCTCCTTTTAGCCTTTGTCAAGGCTTGATTTCATTTGTTCAACCTCggttaaaattgtttttttcaAACGGGAAAAACAACTCACGTGGTTTCTTGGGTTCGACAAAGAGGTGCCTTCGTAAAACTCGTAACTCATAGTACTTTTTGGACGTACTCGTCCAAAGGTCTTCACTTGATTGACAAATTCCCTTGACACTATCTTTAGAGACCTATCTATAGGCCTTGCAAAGAGTTTCATCTTCTTTTGCGGTCCAACTCTCTTATTTGGTTGAAGATGTagccatttgaaaaaaaataatgaaaagtaaaaatttatattattggACAAGGTAAGAGATGTGTGTATATGAAAAAAGTGTTTTGAGGTGAATAGAATGtgaaaaaatagaataaaatgaggtaaaatAGTATGTAAAGGTGAAAAGAATGAGAGAAATTGGTGGTGTAAAAATGGGATAGGTATTTTGTAtgaaaaattagttttatttatttttaaatttcgtTTGCCAGATGACGTTAGCACGCTGGTTTACCTATCTGTACCATAGGATGCCTTCAAATCCAACCATTGGATTTGTAACATTACTGAAGTTTGGCAGCTGGGCCCATGAAACGGGCTGGAAGGGTGGCTGAAGTTAGCCAGCCCGATGGCCTTCTTGCTATTAGTTGGCTTGTGAGCTCCGCAGATTTCTAGCCGAGACCTTCATTGGAGTTTGATTTTTTGACAACTCGTGTcattttttggattttgaactttcagctttttttattggagatgatcttaaaaagaaaataagaagacCAAAAGGAAATTTAAATAGAAGATGAATGCCTAATATATAAGGTGGATGATTATCTTCATTCCtaatctctctccctttccctccTCTTCTATTTGAACGATTACGGTTtagccacgtcaacatcttatattgatttttccttttataaagacaataagacaaaaaacaatatttgAAAAGAGGGGAGGGAAGGAGATGTgaatagaaagagagagaatcctactcctaaCCGTACACACCAAATAGCCATTccaatttcaacaaaaaaaaaagaaaaagaaataaaaattagtcATTCCAATTCCACCATATtattctaataaaaaaaatcaccatatttttgttatttactaCAGTTCATTTACCCTCACGAAGCCACCAGTCTTGACCCATCCACATTCTGACGCTATAATCTAGGATAAATTTTTGTAGGTACCCGGCACATATGCTTACACGGAGTTCCTCACTAATAAATGTTTGACACATGTGGTACTACTCTTTAAGTGATAGTTAGGGTTAATGATTTTATTAAAATACCTATTTTAtccttatatttattttaagaaGGGAAgcgttattggcactccaaaaatctcactCTACACTccttacaagtgtatttttcttttctaatatagaaagtttagagtgcagaatgagatttttggattgctctctctccctttctttctctctctctctctctttctctctctctctctctctctctctctctctctctctctctctctctctctctctctctctctctctctctctctctctctctcccctttttatttcttctgtgccagaaaaagaaagaagaggatgAGATTTTTCCGTTCCGTCCGCCGTCACGTCCATCCCCACCATCCCCCTAACCCATCCCCTCCATCCCCTCACCTCTttgtctctctccctttctttctttcttttttctctctctctctctatctctatctctcttcCCTTTTTATTTCTTCTACGCTAGAAAAAGAACACAAAGGATGTCGGCGACCTCAGTGATAGATCTGAGTTGGAGTCACCGTCGACAATTCCTGGGTTCCATGTAGAAGTAAGAATGAGAGAGAAAAAATGGAAATAAAAAAGGAGAAAGtcgaagagagagaagggatggATGAAGCTAGTAAAATTGCCAGCCGGTGATGGAGGTGGGTGCACTGGGTGGTTGATCGATGTCGTAAGATTGAGGGTAGTAGTGAGTTTctgattattttatttatttatttatttttttgaggtTATTTTGAAACAGCtgacattttttaaaatttaaaagaataaaaatataaaggTGTTAAGTGATTATTGGAACTCCATGTCAACATATGTACTAGGTACTTAGAAAAATTTCTCATAATCTAGAGGAGAAAAGTTATCACACATTGAAACCAGTGCCGGTACTAAAGCTTTTTGAGACCATGGTGACACTGAAAATTATGCCTTAACATAACTtcacataaaataattatttgttttagtATTCGTaggtatgtatatattttttcagtAAGTTCAACAGAGAAAGATAGTTAAGATTAAGTCATCAACAATATATTAAtgcttaacatttttttttttgtttcgcaCATGAAACTAACTGTATATTTTTGCCACTAAGGACACTTAATTCTATCAAGGACAAAATGTTATCACATAGTCAGGTCCGCCAGTACATGTAAAAGTGCTAGTTTTATCATCATAAGCATAACTATAAGCCTGTGGGCACTGGCGCTTGAAGATCTTTGAATATTCAGTCGGAGGGCACGTCGAAGGACTCCCATAGGCACCTGTGCAACAATACTGCGGCTGATTGAAAGCCAAACATGCACTTTTGCAAGCAATCACACTCCCATCTGATCCTTTCATACCCAATTCATCAGGGCAAACACTGTTCACATCAGCCGGGCAGCTCGTCGCACTACATCCACCTGACCCTCCCTGTGGAGCCACTCCAATACGTACGTTGAAGCCATCGACGAGGCTGACATCATAGAAATCTTGTCCTCCACCTGGAGCAAGTGTCAACTCTATCAACGATGCTGGTGGGATTGCACCAGCACCGTTGCATGCGACTTGGCCAGATGCGCAATCTGCAGTTTCACAAACAAACTTTCCTGACGCGTTTGTAGAGCAACGAGTTCTGCCCCAGAAGCGACCAGACCATGGTGAAGGGACGTCCAACGATGAGGAGGCACCGGATGCTAGCTCAAATCCGGTGGAAGATAATTGTGCACCACTCCCGGTTAGGGTTCCTGGCCAAACTGTATAAGGGCACTTGTTTTGGAATGTGAATTTGGCGGCATTAGCACCTGCATGTCATGCAACACAAAAGGTAAACAAAAGAACGAACATAAAAATCATCTTAAATAACATCAAATTTGCGTTCCTTCAAATCTGAATTTCATCACATTAAATTAATAGATCTCATATATATACGATCATGAATTTCTTTATATTATGCTAATGCCAACACAAATTAGATCCCAACTCGAATATGAATTATAGacaagaaatatataaaaataaacaagagtgtgcgcacacacacaaaaaaaaaaaaaaaaaaaaaagtctacaAAAACCATATCTAAAAAATATAAACAGATCCTAATTTTTATACACGAATTTCCTTATAACATAATCTGTACAAAGCTTTTTATGGCCGTTATATTATCATTTAAAGCAATAAAtagatttataaaaataaataaaggtgtacaaaagtaaaaaaatgagCGTCTGGAAATCATTTCTCCAAAACCATCATCACTTTTCCAAATATCAAATAGATGAAAAGGACAACAAAAATAAATCCCaaccaagaaaaggaaa is a window from the Malus domestica chromosome 16, GDT2T_hap1 genome containing:
- the LOC103439084 gene encoding thaumatin-like protein 1b produces the protein MRSQALLSLLFATVFLSGANAAKFTFQNKCPYTVWPGTLTGSGAQLSSTGFELASGASSSLDVPSPWSGRFWGRTRCSTNASGKFVCETADCASGQVACNGAGAIPPASLIELTLAPGGGQDFYDVSLVDGFNVRIGVAPQGGSGGCSATSCPADVNSVCPDELGMKGSDGSVIACKSACLAFNQPQYCCTGAYGSPSTCPPTEYSKIFKRQCPQAYSYAYDDKTSTFTCTGGPDYVITFCP